The Deinococcus reticulitermitis sequence CACGGGGTTCCTGTACGCGGTCAGCGTGACCGGCGTGACGGGAACCCGCGAGGGCGCGGCGCTCGGCGAGGTGCCCCGCATGCTCGAACTCGCCCGCCAGCACGCGCAGGTGCCGGTGGCGGTGGGCTTCGGGGTCAAGGATGCCCAGACAGCGGCCCAGGTCGCGCAGGTGGCCGATGGGGTGGTCGTGGGCAGCGCTTTTATCAGCGCAGCGCAGGCGGGCCAGGACGTGGGCCCCCTCGCGGATCAGATCGCTGAGGGGTGCCGCCGCTAACCAGCGCAGTTCCCCGGTGTTCTAGGCGGCCCCGCCCCGCTTCCCGCGTGTTCCCCACGCTGGGAAGCGGGGTTCTTCTTTCAACCCACCGGAAGCTGAGGCCGTTGCCCCGGCTCATGTAGGGCGTCCCACACCTCCCGCCGAAGGGTGCGCAGGTCGACCCCGCCATATTTGTCAGGCAGCGTGCCGAGATACTTCTCGGCCTTATAGAAATTGCGGTGCGCGAGGCTGCCATGGTGCCAGCGCTTGTGCAGGGCGGCGGCGAGCAGGATCAACGCCTGAACGAACGCGCGCTCCGGACCCGTCGAGGTGGCCCAGACCGCTTCCCAGGCTTCGTGGGCTTCCCACCACTCGCCCGCGTTGAAGAGGTGGGCGCCGGCCTGAAGTTCAGCTCTCATGGAGGGCAGGATAGGGGCCGACGCGCGCGGCGGAACAACTTAAGGGGCGGTGAGGGCAGGTCCCATATGCCGCCTATCTGTCCCCCGCAGCCGGGGGGTAGACTGCTGACCATGAAGCCTGTGGAACTCACGGACAGCAATTTTTCCAGCGAAATCGCACAGGGCCTGACCCTGGTCGACTTCTGGGCGCCCTGGTGTGGCCCCTGCCGCATCATCGCGCCCGTGATCGAGGAACTCGCGGGGCAGTACGAGGGCCGCGTCAAGATCGGCAAGGTCAACGTGGACGAAAACCCCGCGACCAGCGGTCAATTCCGCGTGATGAGCATTCCCACCATGATCCTGTTCAAAGACGGTCAGCCGGTCGAGGGCATGGTCGGCGCCCAGCCCAAGCGCGCCTTCGAGACGCTGCTCGACAAGCACCTCAGCGTCGCCGCCAACTGACCCCAGCCCTTGGAGGAGGCGGAGGAGGATTCCTCTGCCTCTTTTTTGTCACCTTCCTCGAGCAGTGCCCGGAGCGAGCAACCGCGATCAGAGCCGCGTGAATGGCGGGGGCGTCCAGGCGTGCAGCGCCTCGGAAAGCAGCACTTCCCCCTCCTCCCACACTCCATGCCCGCTGGCGACATTGATGTGCCCCGCCTCACCCGCCGTGACGAACTCGGCGTCCCAGGCATGGGCGAACAGCTGTGCCCGTTCCAGGCTCGCGAAAGGGTCGTTCTCGCTCGCCACCACCAGGGCAGGAAAAGGCAGCGGTTGCCGGGGAACCGGCGCCAGCGCACCCAGGGCTGGGAAGGTGTCGGTCAGCCCCGGCTGCTCGGTGTCGGTCGGGGCGACCAGCAGCGCTCCTTTCACCCGCCTGTGCCCCCCATAGAGCCGCGCCCAGTGGACGATGGTAAGCACGCCGCACGAGTGGCCCACCAGCACCAGCTCGCCCGGCGTCGCTTCGATGACCTCCTGAAGCCGGGCGGACCAGGTCTGCGGGGTGGGCCGGTCAGGGTCGTCCTGCCGCACGCGAGCGGCGCCGAACCGGTGTTCCCAGAGCGTCTGCCAATGCTCAGGGCTGGAATCACTGAGGCCGGGAACGATCACGAGGCGGGGTACAGTGAAGG is a genomic window containing:
- the trxA gene encoding thioredoxin yields the protein MKPVELTDSNFSSEIAQGLTLVDFWAPWCGPCRIIAPVIEELAGQYEGRVKIGKVNVDENPATSGQFRVMSIPTMILFKDGQPVEGMVGAQPKRAFETLLDKHLSVAAN
- a CDS encoding DUF309 domain-containing protein yields the protein MRAELQAGAHLFNAGEWWEAHEAWEAVWATSTGPERAFVQALILLAAALHKRWHHGSLAHRNFYKAEKYLGTLPDKYGGVDLRTLRREVWDALHEPGQRPQLPVG
- a CDS encoding RBBP9/YdeN family alpha/beta hydrolase is translated as MAFTVPRLVIVPGLSDSSPEHWQTLWEHRFGAARVRQDDPDRPTPQTWSARLQEVIEATPGELVLVGHSCGVLTIVHWARLYGGHRRVKGALLVAPTDTEQPGLTDTFPALGALAPVPRQPLPFPALVVASENDPFASLERAQLFAHAWDAEFVTAGEAGHINVASGHGVWEEGEVLLSEALHAWTPPPFTRL